A genomic stretch from Juglans microcarpa x Juglans regia isolate MS1-56 chromosome 3S, Jm3101_v1.0, whole genome shotgun sequence includes:
- the LOC121258117 gene encoding benzyl alcohol O-benzoyltransferase-like, whose product MAAPTQSLVFTVRRCKPELIAPAKPTPHEFKQLSDIDDQEAFRFHVPVIEFYRHDTSMQGRDPVKVIREALAQALVFYYPFAGRLREGPGRKLVVECTSEGVLFIEADADVTLEQFGDALRPPFPCLEELLFDLPGSGGVLHCPLLLIQVTRLKCGGFIFALRLNHTMSDAVGLVQFMTAVGEVARGARAPSVIPVWQRHLLNARDPTCLTCTHREYDEMIDTKGTGTITPLEDMACRSFFFGRTEVSAIRRFVPHHLSQSTTFEVIMACLWRCRTIALQFDRNKEVRMMSLVSARGKFNPPLPSGYYGNVLAFPAAVTTAGKLCENTNLGYALELVRKAKKEVNEEYMRSVADLMVIRGRPFLTVVGSFVVSDVTRAGFGKVDFGWGKPAYGGTAECFIRSIPRTGSFYIPCKNSMGEEGIAVGVCLPAPAMEIFVKELDFFLKNMRESGKKSTFNASKL is encoded by the exons ATGGCAGCACCAACTCAGTCTCTGGTATTCACAGTACGAAGGTGCAAGCCCGAGTTAATTGCTCCTGCTAAGCCCACACCCCACGAGTTCAAACAACTTTCTGATATCGACGATCAAGAGGCTTTCCGATTTCATGTCCCGGTGATAGAATTTTATAGACACGATACCTCGATGCAAGGGAGAGACCCTGTGAAAGTCATCAGAGAGGCACTTGCTCAAGCACTTGTGTTTTACTACCCATTTGCAGGTAGGCTTAGAGAAGGGCCTGGAAGGAAACTTGTAGTAGAATGCACTAGTGAGGGTGTCCTATTTATCGAGGCAGATGCCGATGTTACACTTGAGCAGTTTGGTGATGCTCTTCGACCTCCATTCCCGTGCTTGGAGGAGCTTCTTTTTGACCTTCCAGGCTCTGGAGGGGTTCTTCATTGCCCATTACTGCTTATTCAG GTGACGCGGCTCAAATGCGGCGGGTTCATCTTTGCACTACGCCTCAACCACACGATGAGCGATGCCGTTGGTCTGGTCCAATTCATGACAGCCGTGGGCGAGGTGGCGCGTGGGGCGCGCGCCCCTTCCGTCATACCCGTATGGCAGAGACATCTTTTAAATGCGAGGGACCCAACATGCTTGACATGCACGCACCGCGAGTACGACGAGATGATCGACACCAAGGGTACTGGCACCATCACCCCGCTCGAGGACATGGCTTGCCGCTCCTTCTTTTTCGGCCGTACCGAGGTGTCTGCCATCCGTAGGTTTGTGCCGCATCACCTGAGCCAGTCCACCACCTTTGAGGTGATCATGGCATGCCTTTGGCGATGCCGCACCATCGCACTCCAGTTCGACCGCAACAAGGAGGTGCGCATGATGTCCCTCGTCAGCGCGCGAGGCAAGTTCAATCCTCCTTTACCCAGCGGTTACTACGGCAACGTTCTTGCGTTCCCAGCAGCAGTCACGACTGCTGGAAAGCTCTGCGAGAACACTAATTTGGGTTATGCTTTGGAATTGGTGAGGAAGGCAAAAAAAGAAGTGAACGAGGAGTATATGCGGTCGGTGGCAGATCTAATGGTGATAAGAGGCAGGCCATTCCTAACGGTGGTGGGCTCATTCGTTGTGTCGGATGTGACACGTGCGGGGTTTGGAAAGGTGGACTTTGGGTGGGGCAAGCCAGCTTATGGTGGTACAGCCGAATGTTTTATAAGAAGTATTCCTAGAACGGGGAGCTTCTATATTCCTTGTAAGAACAGTATGGGAGAGGAAGGGATAGCCGTGGGAGTTTGCTTGCCAGCCCCAGCAATGGAAATATTCGTCAAGGAGTTGGATTTCTTTCTGAAAAACATGCGGGAGAGTGGCAAGAAATCCACTTTTAATGCGTCTAAACTGTAA